A portion of the Corynebacterium heidelbergense genome contains these proteins:
- the nadA gene encoding quinolinate synthase NadA, whose translation MTVAPSPHPSPATAAVSCSTASPTTAAPTTASATTVTADRPWEQWSKERWSDWTHEVRRLAEENNAIILAHNYQLPQIQDIAHHVGDSLALSRIAADTDADTVVFCGVHFMAETAKLLSPGKRVLIPDANAGCSLADSITAEDLRAWKAEHPGAVVVSYVNTTAEVKAETDICCTSSNAVDVVNSIPADREVLFCPDQFLGAHVQRETGRENLRIWMGECHVHADISPTSLEQRVRETPHAELYVHPECGCTTSALWMASSGEFDAERTHVMSTGQMLDAARGETNSAVLVATEVGMLHQLRQANPNTEFTAVNPEAACPFMQMITPPKLLECLRNGTDEVEVPADIAERARGSVERMIAIGQPGGGE comes from the coding sequence ATGACCGTGGCCCCATCCCCGCATCCATCTCCCGCCACAGCGGCAGTTTCCTGCTCCACCGCTTCTCCCACGACTGCCGCCCCCACAACTGCGTCCGCCACGACCGTCACGGCGGATCGCCCCTGGGAGCAGTGGAGCAAGGAGCGTTGGAGCGATTGGACACACGAGGTTCGCCGCCTCGCCGAGGAAAACAACGCCATCATCCTGGCTCACAACTATCAACTGCCCCAGATTCAGGACATTGCCCACCACGTGGGTGATTCCCTGGCCCTATCGCGCATTGCCGCCGATACCGATGCGGATACCGTGGTTTTCTGCGGTGTGCATTTCATGGCCGAGACCGCGAAGCTCCTCTCCCCCGGGAAGAGGGTTCTTATTCCGGACGCCAATGCCGGATGTTCCCTGGCCGATTCCATAACGGCAGAGGACCTGCGGGCTTGGAAAGCAGAGCATCCTGGGGCCGTTGTTGTCTCCTACGTCAACACCACCGCAGAGGTAAAAGCGGAAACGGATATCTGCTGCACCTCCTCCAATGCTGTGGACGTGGTGAACTCCATTCCCGCTGACCGGGAAGTCCTCTTCTGCCCCGATCAGTTCCTCGGCGCGCATGTGCAGCGGGAAACCGGCCGCGAAAACCTACGCATTTGGATGGGCGAATGTCACGTCCACGCGGACATCTCCCCCACCTCCTTGGAACAGCGCGTGCGCGAGACTCCGCACGCCGAGCTGTACGTGCACCCCGAGTGCGGCTGCACCACGTCCGCCCTGTGGATGGCCAGCAGCGGCGAGTTCGACGCAGAACGCACCCATGTGATGTCCACCGGCCAGATGTTGGACGCGGCCCGTGGGGAGACCAACTCCGCCGTGCTGGTCGCCACCGAAGTGGGCATGCTCCACCAGCTCCGTCAGGCGAACCCCAACACCGAGTTCACCGCCGTCAACCCGGAGGCCGCGTGCCCATTCATGCAGATGATCACACCGCCAAAGCTGCTGGAATGCCTGCGCAACGGCACCGACGAGGTGGAGGTCCCGGCGGACATCGCCGAGCGGGCGCGGGGGTCCGTGGAGCGGATGATCGCCATCGGTCAACCCGGCGGCGGTGAGTAA
- the nadC gene encoding carboxylating nicotinate-nucleotide diphosphorylase: MDNARDLGLPTHYALELVLSTLTEDLSWGPDVTTNATLGTDARGTAAINSRQSGCLAGVPLAAAAFEILPIIVDAPNPAQPDGSPGESTACQVDIKAADGSTVRPITTVLTVSGPLHIILTAERTALNILSQLSGVATATDAWVKALRGTSARVRDTRKTQPGLRIAQKYAVRCGGGVNHRMGLGDAALIKDNHVAAVGSIGAAVRAVREKAPNIPIEVECDTLEQVREAVTARVPLILLDNMSPKTARAAVDVARRGGVRTEASGGLSIEDAAEFAATGVDYIAVGALTHSPTVLDLGLDLA; encoded by the coding sequence CTGGACAACGCCCGTGACCTCGGGTTACCTACGCACTACGCCCTCGAGCTCGTACTGAGCACCCTCACGGAGGACCTATCCTGGGGCCCGGACGTCACCACAAACGCCACCCTCGGCACGGACGCACGCGGAACCGCGGCGATCAATAGTCGGCAATCCGGGTGCCTGGCGGGGGTCCCTCTCGCCGCTGCGGCCTTCGAAATCCTGCCCATCATTGTGGACGCCCCCAACCCCGCGCAGCCGGACGGGAGCCCGGGGGAAAGCACCGCCTGCCAGGTAGACATCAAGGCGGCGGACGGGAGCACCGTTCGACCCATCACGACAGTGCTGACCGTCAGTGGCCCGCTGCACATCATCCTCACCGCGGAACGCACCGCCCTTAACATCCTCTCCCAGCTATCGGGCGTGGCAACGGCGACGGACGCGTGGGTAAAGGCGCTGCGCGGCACCTCCGCGCGGGTTCGGGATACCCGCAAGACCCAGCCGGGGTTGCGCATCGCTCAGAAGTATGCCGTGCGCTGTGGTGGGGGCGTCAACCATCGCATGGGACTGGGGGACGCCGCGCTGATCAAGGACAATCACGTCGCCGCAGTCGGATCCATTGGCGCGGCTGTGCGGGCGGTTCGGGAAAAGGCGCCGAACATCCCCATCGAGGTGGAGTGCGACACTCTGGAGCAAGTGCGGGAGGCGGTGACTGCCAGAGTCCCGTTGATTTTGTTGGACAATATGAGCCCGAAAACAGCCCGAGCTGCCGTAGACGTTGCCCGGCGCGGCGGGGTGCGTACGGAAGCCAGTGGCGGGCTGAGCATCGAGGATGCCGCAGAATTCGCCGCCACCGGGGTGGATTACATCGCCGTCGGGGCGCTGACGCACTCTCCCACGGTCCTCGACCTGGGTCTGGATCTGGCCTAA
- a CDS encoding thymidine phosphorylase, with amino-acid sequence MARDNAPEPFDAVDIIRLKRDGNPLSVEHIDWIVDAYTRGVVGDEQMAALAMAIFIRGMEPAEVLQLTQAMIRSGETLDFSGLGKITADKHSTGGVGDKITLPLAPLVASFGVAVPQLSGRGLGHTGGTLDKLESIPGWRADIANDELMEILRGPGCVVCAAGSGLAPADRKLYALRDITATVDCIPLIASSIMSKKIAEGTASLVLDVKVGSGAFMKDELLARELATTMVALGNGAGCTTTALLTDMDTPLGRKVGNALEVEESVEVLAGGGPDDVRELTLALAREMLDAAGLWDADPARALDNGQAMDTWRGMISAQGGDPDADLPTAMHTHTVTADQDGYLATLDALAVGVASWRLGAGRARKGDPVQPGAGIELRKKIGEPVRAGEKLFTLHTDTPERFERALETLEPGWSITDAPPRARESVIIDRIAIDRTAG; translated from the coding sequence TTGGCCCGCGACAACGCCCCAGAACCATTCGACGCTGTTGACATCATCCGTCTCAAACGAGACGGCAACCCGCTAAGCGTGGAGCATATTGATTGGATCGTCGACGCTTATACCCGCGGCGTGGTGGGGGACGAGCAGATGGCCGCCCTAGCGATGGCCATCTTTATACGCGGCATGGAACCCGCCGAAGTCTTGCAGCTCACACAGGCGATGATCCGTTCCGGCGAGACACTGGACTTCTCCGGGTTAGGCAAAATCACTGCAGATAAGCACTCCACTGGGGGTGTCGGGGACAAGATCACCCTCCCGCTGGCGCCGCTGGTCGCTTCCTTCGGCGTTGCCGTGCCCCAGCTCTCGGGCCGCGGCCTGGGCCATACCGGCGGCACCCTGGACAAGCTCGAGTCCATCCCCGGTTGGCGCGCCGACATCGCCAACGACGAGCTGATGGAGATTCTCCGGGGTCCGGGCTGCGTCGTCTGCGCGGCCGGATCAGGGTTAGCCCCGGCGGATCGGAAGCTCTACGCGTTGCGCGACATCACCGCCACGGTGGACTGCATCCCCCTTATCGCCTCCTCCATCATGTCCAAGAAGATCGCGGAGGGAACTGCCTCTCTGGTGCTGGACGTCAAAGTGGGGTCTGGCGCGTTCATGAAGGACGAATTGCTGGCCCGGGAGTTGGCGACCACGATGGTGGCCCTCGGCAACGGCGCTGGCTGTACCACCACCGCCCTGCTGACGGATATGGATACCCCCTTGGGCCGGAAAGTTGGCAACGCGCTAGAGGTCGAAGAGTCAGTGGAGGTCCTGGCCGGGGGAGGGCCGGATGACGTCCGGGAACTCACCCTGGCCCTGGCTCGGGAGATGCTCGATGCTGCAGGTCTTTGGGACGCCGATCCCGCGCGAGCCCTGGACAACGGCCAGGCTATGGACACCTGGAGAGGCATGATCTCGGCGCAGGGTGGAGACCCCGATGCGGACTTGCCCACGGCGATGCATACGCACACTGTGACGGCGGATCAGGATGGCTACCTGGCCACCCTGGACGCGCTGGCCGTGGGGGTGGCCTCCTGGCGGCTCGGTGCGGGGCGGGCGCGCAAGGGGGATCCCGTGCAACCCGGCGCCGGCATTGAGCTGCGCAAGAAAATCGGCGAACCCGTTCGCGCCGGGGAAAAACTGTTCACGCTGCACACTGACACTCCAGAGCGCTTTGAGCGCGCCTTGGAAACCCTCGAACCCGGCTGGTCCATCACCGATGCGCCCCCGCGGGCCCGAGAGAGCGTCATTATCGACCGCATTGCTATCGACCGCACTGCTGGTTGA
- a CDS encoding cytidine deaminase, with the protein MDSTWATCHEEGCPMSPDALLDRAREAAAHAYAPYSTFPVGCALLLQDGSVVTGCNVENASYGLSMCAERGAISRMIIETGANRPPSADSAPPRPEIVLAATAGLKAAPCYPCRACRQVLHEFDCGAIVVEDKETKGPVVIDFADLLPHAFGPADL; encoded by the coding sequence TTGGACTCGACTTGGGCCACATGCCACGAGGAAGGATGCCCCATGTCCCCAGACGCACTCCTGGATCGGGCCCGCGAAGCCGCCGCTCACGCCTATGCCCCGTACTCCACTTTTCCGGTTGGATGCGCTCTTCTTCTGCAGGACGGCAGCGTCGTCACCGGTTGCAACGTAGAGAACGCCTCCTACGGCCTGAGCATGTGCGCAGAGCGCGGCGCTATCAGCCGCATGATCATCGAGACCGGTGCCAACCGTCCGCCCTCCGCCGACAGTGCGCCTCCCCGGCCGGAGATCGTGCTGGCAGCTACCGCCGGGCTTAAAGCGGCACCCTGTTATCCGTGCCGGGCATGCCGACAGGTTCTCCACGAGTTCGATTGCGGAGCCATCGTCGTGGAAGACAAGGAAACCAAGGGGCCAGTTGTCATCGACTTCGCCGATCTTCTTCCCCACGCTTTCGGCCCCGCCGATCTATGA
- a CDS encoding NupC/NupG family nucleoside CNT transporter, protein MDRLQGLIGIALIFTFLVIFSRHRKHIKWRTLGVGLLLQIAFALLVLKWKPGFHALKSVAHGLEKLTEFTNEGTRFVFGGLFPQGKGFVFALNVLPVIIVLGAIIGALYYWRVIQYFVDYLGGALKRLLGTSKVESVWASTVIFLGQSEAPLVIRPYLPKLTKSELFTCMTGGFASVAGSTVIGYSLLGAPLEYLLAASLMNAPGSLIVAKAFWPETEESTLDATVKDVRDEDSRNIIDAIGAGAMAGGRIAVAVGCLLIAFIAIITMLSAIIGGIGSWFGHPDWSLQGLFGWVFAPLAWAMGVPWDHAPLVGSFIGEKTVINEFVGYTSMGDNLPKLDQKSLMISTFALAGFANFSSIAIQIGSIGGLCPERRGEVAKLGPLALMAGFLVNMLNAAIVGVVVF, encoded by the coding sequence ATGGATAGGCTCCAAGGCCTGATCGGCATAGCGCTGATCTTCACCTTCTTGGTCATCTTTTCGCGCCACCGCAAACACATCAAGTGGCGGACCCTGGGCGTGGGGCTGCTGCTGCAGATCGCGTTCGCCTTGCTGGTGCTCAAGTGGAAACCTGGCTTTCATGCACTGAAGTCCGTAGCGCACGGGCTGGAAAAACTCACCGAATTCACCAACGAGGGCACCAGGTTCGTCTTCGGGGGATTGTTTCCCCAGGGCAAAGGTTTCGTCTTTGCCCTCAACGTCTTGCCCGTCATCATTGTCCTCGGTGCGATCATCGGGGCGCTGTACTACTGGCGCGTGATCCAGTACTTCGTCGACTACCTGGGGGGAGCTCTCAAACGCCTGCTCGGGACGTCCAAAGTCGAAAGCGTTTGGGCATCGACGGTCATCTTCCTGGGCCAGTCCGAAGCACCCCTGGTGATCCGCCCATACCTGCCGAAGCTCACGAAATCCGAGTTGTTCACCTGTATGACCGGAGGCTTCGCCTCAGTCGCAGGTTCCACCGTCATCGGCTATTCGCTCCTTGGCGCACCGCTGGAGTATCTCCTGGCGGCTTCGCTGATGAACGCTCCGGGCTCCCTCATTGTGGCCAAGGCCTTTTGGCCGGAGACGGAGGAATCCACCCTCGATGCGACCGTTAAGGACGTGCGCGATGAGGATTCGCGAAACATCATCGACGCTATCGGGGCTGGCGCCATGGCCGGAGGGCGAATCGCCGTGGCCGTGGGCTGCCTGCTCATCGCGTTCATCGCAATCATCACCATGCTGTCGGCGATCATTGGCGGCATCGGGAGCTGGTTTGGCCACCCGGATTGGTCCCTGCAGGGGTTGTTCGGATGGGTGTTTGCGCCTCTCGCCTGGGCAATGGGGGTTCCGTGGGACCATGCGCCACTGGTGGGTTCCTTCATCGGCGAGAAGACGGTGATCAACGAATTTGTCGGTTACACGTCGATGGGCGATAACCTTCCCAAACTGGATCAGAAGTCCCTGATGATCTCAACGTTCGCACTTGCGGGCTTCGCGAACTTCTCCTCCATCGCGATCCAGATTGGCTCGATTGGAGGGCTATGCCCTGAACGCCGTGGGGAGGTGGCCAAGCTCGGGCCGTTGGCCCTCATGGCCGGTTTCCTGGTGAATATGCTCAACGCGGCTATCGTAGGGGTGGTGGTGTTCTAA
- the rplE gene encoding 50S ribosomal protein L5: MSDNYTPRLKTQYRGEIREKLNSEFGYQNVMQIPGVTKVVVNMGVGDAARDSKLINGALNDLTLITGQKPQIRTAKKAIANFKLREGMPIGARVTLRGDRMWEFLDRLLTVALPRIRDFRGLSDRQFDGHGNYTFGLSEQSMFYEIDVDKIDRPRGMNITVVTSATNDEEGRALLRELGFPFKKNDSAN, translated from the coding sequence ATGAGCGACAACTACACCCCCCGTCTAAAGACGCAGTACCGCGGTGAGATCCGCGAGAAGCTGAACTCCGAGTTCGGCTACCAGAACGTCATGCAGATCCCCGGCGTGACCAAGGTCGTGGTGAACATGGGCGTTGGCGATGCTGCTCGCGATTCCAAGCTGATCAACGGCGCCCTCAACGATCTGACCCTCATCACCGGTCAGAAGCCGCAGATCCGCACCGCGAAGAAGGCCATCGCTAACTTCAAGCTGCGCGAAGGTATGCCGATCGGTGCCCGCGTCACGCTGCGCGGTGACCGGATGTGGGAATTCCTGGACCGCCTGCTGACCGTGGCCCTGCCCCGTATTCGCGACTTCCGTGGTCTGTCTGATCGCCAGTTCGACGGTCACGGCAACTACACCTTCGGCCTGTCCGAGCAGTCCATGTTCTACGAAATCGATGTGGACAAGATCGACCGGCCGCGCGGTATGAACATCACTGTCGTGACCAGCGCCACCAACGACGAGGAAGGCCGTGCCTTGTTGCGCGAGCTCGGCTTCCCCTTCAAGAAGAACGACTCCGCAAACTGA
- the rplX gene encoding 50S ribosomal protein L24, whose product MKIRKGDTVLVISGPDKGAKGKVIEAYPQRDKVLVEGVNRIKKHVVNSAPERGAESGGIVTQEAPIHVSNVMIVDSDGNPTRIGYRFDENGKKIRVSKRNGKDI is encoded by the coding sequence ATGAAGATCCGTAAGGGCGATACCGTCCTCGTAATCTCCGGCCCCGACAAGGGAGCCAAGGGCAAGGTCATCGAGGCCTACCCTCAGCGCGACAAGGTGCTCGTGGAGGGTGTCAATCGCATCAAGAAGCATGTGGTCAACTCCGCTCCCGAGCGTGGTGCAGAGTCCGGCGGCATCGTGACCCAGGAGGCTCCGATCCACGTGTCCAACGTCATGATCGTTGATTCCGACGGCAACCCGACCCGTATCGGCTACCGCTTCGACGAGAACGGTAAGAAGATCCGCGTGTCCAAGCGCAACGGGAAGGACATCTAA
- the rplN gene encoding 50S ribosomal protein L14: MIQQESRLRVADNTGAREILVIRVLGGSTRRFAGIGDVVVATVKEATPGGTVKAGDVVKAVIVRAKKETRRPDGSYIRFDENAAVIIKANDNDPRGTRIFGPVARELREKKFMKIVSLAPEVL, encoded by the coding sequence GTGATTCAGCAGGAATCGCGTCTGCGAGTTGCCGACAACACCGGCGCCAGGGAAATCCTGGTGATCCGCGTGCTCGGCGGTTCCACCCGACGCTTCGCTGGCATCGGTGATGTCGTTGTAGCCACGGTGAAGGAAGCCACTCCCGGTGGCACCGTGAAGGCTGGCGACGTTGTCAAGGCCGTCATTGTGCGCGCCAAGAAGGAGACCCGCCGCCCGGACGGCTCCTACATTCGCTTCGACGAAAACGCTGCCGTCATCATCAAGGCCAACGACAACGACCCGCGCGGCACCCGCATCTTCGGCCCGGTTGCCCGTGAGCTGCGTGAGAAGAAGTTCATGAAGATCGTCTCTCTTGCTCCGGAGGTGCTGTAA
- a CDS encoding siderophore-interacting protein, with protein sequence MTSAISSAFSDTALLTEPAAPPHRWFPAEVLSNELIAGNVRRITLHARDIASWTMTGPDEFFGLLMPQSGVPIEDLSALLHVPAGSNLRAVLNRVPQAQRPDLRWYTVRQLDRASCRLSFDVVTHGVRSIGPGTTAGPGLTWATCATPGDKVGVWTVRGLWHRAHQRQLLVADAAAMPSIRSILEFQATHNPTQLSRMHVVAIVESDEDIEPGMTKEWVARIGSLSIIRAPLSEQADAAETAMATLRSAGHPAAHPEYVWVGGEGTMCKLVRAMAVREWGLDRQRILWCPYWLVGRPRP encoded by the coding sequence GTGACATCAGCAATATCCAGCGCCTTCAGCGATACCGCGCTGCTAACCGAACCCGCCGCGCCCCCACATCGCTGGTTCCCAGCGGAGGTGCTGTCCAACGAGCTCATCGCCGGCAACGTGCGCCGCATCACCCTGCACGCGAGAGATATCGCCTCGTGGACGATGACGGGACCGGACGAGTTTTTCGGCCTCCTCATGCCACAAAGTGGCGTACCGATCGAGGACCTTTCCGCCCTACTCCACGTGCCCGCCGGCAGCAATCTGCGCGCCGTGCTCAACCGCGTACCCCAGGCCCAACGCCCCGATTTGCGGTGGTACACCGTCCGCCAATTAGACCGAGCCTCGTGCAGGTTGAGTTTCGACGTGGTTACCCACGGCGTTCGCAGTATCGGCCCGGGAACGACGGCGGGCCCCGGCCTGACCTGGGCCACCTGCGCGACCCCGGGGGACAAAGTCGGCGTGTGGACGGTTCGGGGTCTGTGGCACCGCGCCCACCAGCGCCAGTTGCTGGTGGCGGACGCGGCGGCCATGCCCTCCATTCGCTCCATTCTGGAGTTCCAGGCCACCCATAACCCCACCCAGCTCAGCCGGATGCACGTCGTGGCCATCGTTGAATCGGACGAGGATATCGAACCGGGAATGACCAAGGAGTGGGTTGCCCGCATCGGCAGCCTCTCCATCATTCGGGCTCCGCTGTCCGAGCAGGCGGACGCTGCCGAAACCGCGATGGCGACCCTACGCTCCGCCGGGCATCCGGCAGCTCACCCGGAATACGTCTGGGTCGGCGGCGAGGGGACCATGTGCAAATTAGTCCGCGCCATGGCCGTCCGGGAATGGGGCCTGGATCGCCAGCGCATTCTGTGGTGCCCGTATTGGTTGGTCGGACGCCCCCGCCCGTAA
- a CDS encoding pyridoxal phosphate-dependent decarboxylase family protein has product MNDFLTHNTTALRNALTAAEELLEHHFRTAAQPCGSATAAELTRAVREVDLDNPTGDLPSALAELSPLWLDHAVWYHHPYYASHLNCPIAASAVAGETIATSLNTAVESWDQAGAAAVMELHLLDWVCAHIGWEGPGVPKNKDDETTPPVRGVFTSGGTQSNLQALYIAREKALRVLSNTGLSHQEKMGRLRFLTSEDTHYSVARAVRLLGLGDEALLTMPAPPTAPGTICPQTLSETLDRAEKEGLTVAAVVATAGTTDRGAIDPLLPIGNVCAEHATHLHVDAAYGGALLVSPTARHRLRGIELADSVTVDFHKGFYQPVACSAVVFRNPADLGHVTHHADYLNPQDSYLTPQGSTRVNLADYSLQTTRRFDALKLWVTLRTHGSRPIGEAFDRCCELAANAAEQLREFPNLRLVASPELSTLLFAPADPQAGPQKTVESVREQLMAQGRALVATTVVETNPCFKLTILDPALTPAELRGVLAAVSDQLDRQRPFPAAT; this is encoded by the coding sequence ATGAACGATTTCCTCACACACAACACAACAGCGCTCCGCAACGCGCTGACAGCCGCCGAGGAGCTGCTGGAACACCACTTCCGCACCGCAGCACAACCCTGCGGTTCCGCCACCGCAGCCGAACTCACCCGGGCCGTCCGAGAGGTGGACCTGGACAACCCCACGGGCGACCTCCCCTCCGCCCTCGCCGAGCTCAGCCCCCTGTGGCTCGACCACGCCGTCTGGTACCACCACCCCTATTACGCCTCCCACCTGAACTGCCCCATCGCCGCCTCGGCTGTCGCCGGGGAGACCATCGCCACCAGCCTCAACACCGCCGTAGAGAGCTGGGATCAAGCGGGCGCAGCCGCCGTCATGGAACTACATCTGCTGGATTGGGTCTGCGCTCACATCGGCTGGGAGGGCCCTGGCGTCCCCAAGAACAAAGACGACGAAACGACCCCACCGGTCCGCGGGGTATTCACCTCTGGAGGCACCCAATCCAACCTCCAAGCCCTCTACATCGCGAGGGAGAAGGCACTGCGGGTCTTGAGCAACACGGGCCTGAGCCACCAGGAAAAGATGGGGCGCCTGCGTTTCCTCACCAGCGAGGACACTCACTATTCCGTCGCCCGGGCCGTTCGCCTCCTGGGCCTGGGTGACGAAGCGCTTCTCACCATGCCAGCACCCCCAACGGCCCCCGGGACAATATGCCCGCAGACCCTCTCGGAGACCCTCGATCGCGCCGAGAAGGAGGGGTTGACGGTAGCCGCCGTCGTCGCTACGGCGGGCACCACGGATCGCGGCGCCATCGATCCACTACTCCCCATTGGCAACGTGTGCGCCGAGCACGCCACACACCTACACGTGGACGCGGCCTACGGCGGGGCCCTCCTGGTCAGCCCCACCGCCCGGCACCGGCTCCGCGGGATCGAGTTGGCCGATAGCGTCACCGTCGATTTCCACAAGGGCTTCTACCAGCCCGTCGCCTGCAGCGCCGTGGTCTTCCGCAACCCCGCGGACCTGGGGCACGTTACCCACCACGCGGACTACCTCAATCCGCAGGACAGCTACCTCACCCCCCAGGGCTCCACCCGGGTCAACCTGGCCGACTACTCCCTGCAAACCACGCGGCGCTTCGACGCACTAAAGCTGTGGGTGACCCTGCGGACCCACGGCTCCCGGCCCATCGGGGAGGCCTTCGATCGGTGCTGCGAGCTGGCCGCCAACGCCGCCGAGCAGCTTCGGGAGTTTCCCAATCTTCGCCTGGTCGCCTCCCCGGAACTATCGACCCTGCTGTTCGCCCCCGCCGATCCGCAAGCGGGCCCCCAGAAGACCGTGGAGAGCGTGCGCGAACAGCTCATGGCACAGGGGCGCGCACTCGTCGCAACGACCGTGGTAGAGACCAACCCCTGCTTCAAGCTGACCATCCTGGACCCCGCCCTCACCCCCGCCGAGCTGCGCGGGGTGCTGGCTGCGGTGTCGGACCAGCTCGACCGCCAACGGCCCTTCCCCGCCGCCACCTAA
- a CDS encoding lysine N(6)-hydroxylase/L-ornithine N(5)-oxygenase family protein: MRTTELLSENPDHAQQDVYDIVGIGIGPFNLGLAALAQPLLDSGELSALFLDREPEFCWHPGMLLPSATIQVPFMADLVTLADPTSRFSFLNYCKLQGRIHRFFIKEDFYPLRREYSDYCAWVARQLPSLRWGSAVTEVYREDSGLWAVTYRDSADQDSSSQTVRARHIVSGVGTQPFVPPALRGKEDEEGVYHSAEYLFHKDRIADAESVTIIGSGQSAAEIYRDLMEHSAAKGHRLDWITRSPRFFPMEYTKLTLEMTSPEYARYFHSLPTDIRDATNRRQRNLYKGISGETINDIYDTYYQLSLDETLPHPFRSTLRTGWSAAWAESGNSAAHTLELTHEESGAQLIQESEVVVLATGYRGPTFPAFLQPAQEQFELDPKGRFAVRLDFSVDKDHTAFVQNAEEHTHSLTAPDLGMGPWRNSVILAAITGREVYPIERHIAFQTFGTVDSFQPPCSSDTPARHEQEGPAC, from the coding sequence ATGAGGACCACCGAACTGCTTTCCGAAAACCCTGACCACGCCCAGCAAGATGTCTACGACATTGTGGGCATCGGCATCGGCCCCTTCAATCTGGGGCTCGCCGCCCTCGCCCAACCCCTGCTCGATTCCGGGGAGCTCAGCGCGCTATTCCTGGACCGCGAACCAGAATTTTGCTGGCATCCGGGAATGCTGCTGCCCAGCGCCACCATTCAGGTCCCCTTCATGGCCGATTTGGTGACGCTTGCGGATCCGACGAGTCGCTTTAGCTTTTTGAACTACTGCAAGCTGCAGGGGCGCATCCACCGGTTCTTCATCAAGGAGGATTTCTATCCGCTGCGGCGGGAGTACTCGGATTACTGCGCGTGGGTGGCCCGCCAACTGCCCTCCCTGCGCTGGGGGAGCGCAGTCACCGAGGTATACCGAGAGGACTCGGGTTTGTGGGCCGTCACCTACCGGGATAGCGCAGATCAGGACAGCTCTTCTCAGACCGTTCGGGCGCGACACATCGTCTCCGGGGTGGGAACGCAACCCTTCGTCCCGCCCGCCCTGCGCGGCAAGGAGGACGAAGAAGGCGTATACCATTCCGCCGAGTACCTATTCCACAAGGACCGCATTGCGGATGCGGAGTCCGTCACCATCATTGGATCCGGCCAATCCGCAGCAGAAATCTACCGGGACCTCATGGAACACAGCGCCGCAAAGGGGCACCGGTTGGATTGGATCACTCGATCGCCCAGGTTCTTCCCGATGGAATACACCAAATTGACGCTGGAAATGACAAGCCCCGAATACGCCCGGTATTTCCATTCCCTACCCACCGATATTCGGGACGCCACCAACCGGAGGCAGCGGAACTTATACAAAGGCATTTCAGGGGAGACCATTAACGACATCTACGACACCTACTATCAGCTCTCCCTCGACGAGACCCTGCCCCATCCCTTCCGGTCCACCCTGCGCACCGGGTGGAGTGCCGCCTGGGCTGAAAGCGGCAACAGCGCAGCGCACACGCTGGAGCTGACGCACGAGGAATCAGGTGCCCAGCTCATCCAGGAATCGGAAGTCGTGGTGCTCGCCACCGGCTACCGCGGCCCGACCTTCCCCGCCTTCCTGCAGCCCGCCCAGGAGCAGTTCGAATTGGACCCGAAGGGGCGGTTCGCGGTGCGCCTGGATTTTAGCGTCGATAAGGACCACACCGCGTTCGTCCAAAACGCCGAGGAACACACCCACTCCCTCACCGCACCAGATCTGGGAATGGGACCGTGGCGCAACTCGGTCATCCTCGCCGCCATCACCGGCCGGGAGGTCTACCCAATCGAACGCCACATCGCTTTCCAGACCTTCGGCACCGTCGATAGCTTCCAGCCACCCTGTAGCTCGGATACTCCGGCGCGCCACGAACAGGAGGGGCCGGCGTGCTAG